From a single Apium graveolens cultivar Ventura chromosome 2, ASM990537v1, whole genome shotgun sequence genomic region:
- the LOC141708317 gene encoding putative calcium-binding protein At1g02270: MGRKKIGSSAISCTTFNILAPIYKRLDHQDQSCRESDNKANWVDRNQRILDMLLLERSSIICLQEFWVGNEELVDLYDKALGESGYMTFKLARTNNRGDGLLTAVHKDYFRVINNQPFLLHGFGDRVAHLLHLEVATPVLQHRNNSVRQEILVVNTHLLFPHDQSLCLERLRQVYKILQYVESYQKENKLHSLPILLCGDWNGSKRGHVYEFLRSQGFISSYDKAHQYSDTDAQKWVSHRNHRGNICGVDFIWLLNPNSNRKVLKVSWSETVFGMFKCLIRRASLTANDAFAILKADSSGDYITYSGFCDALRQLDVTGKQYGLSMEETKDLWEQADIDNNGIIDYEEFQLRIWNPTLSHQGDEIRGDFVNSTEQSIGLNVKNAVLSPPEVEKGTWPEDYSLSDHARLTVIWLKMIWEILKLAQETLWNRLMAGFSLFLCRLQRISHSHKFT, translated from the exons ATGGGTCGGAAGAAGATTGGGAGCAGTGCTATTTCATGTACTACTTTTAACATCCTGGCTCCTATTTACAAGAGGCTTGATCATCAG GATCAAAGCTGTAGAGAAAGTGATAATAAGGCTAATTGGGTGGATAGGAACCAGAGGATTTTGGATATGTTGTTACTTGAAAGATCATCCATTATTTGCCTTCAG GAATTTTGGGTTGGAAACGAAGAATTGGTTGATTTGTATGATAAGGCACTTGGTGAATCTGGCTACATGACTTTCAAGCTTGCACGGACCAACAATCGTGGTGATG GTCTGCTGACCGCTGTGCATAAGGACTACTTTCGGGTTATAAACAATCAACCGTTTCTCTTACATGGCTTTGGGGATCGTGTTGCTCACCTCTTACATCTTGAAGTAGCTACACCAGTTTTGCAACACAGAAACAACAGCGTGCGGCAAGAAATCCTTGTTGTAAATACCCACTTGTTATTTCCACATGATCAAAGTCTGTGCTTGGAACGCTTACGCCAG GTGTACAAAATATTGCAATATGTAGAATCTTATCAGAAGGAAAATAAGCTTCATTCTTTGCCAATCTTACTATGCGG TGACTGGAATGGAAGCAAGAGGGGCCATGTCTACGAATTTCTCAGGTCCCAGGGATTTATATCATCCTATGATAAAGCTCATCAGTACTCTGACACAGATGCACAAAAG TGGGTAAGCCATCGCAATCATCGGGGAAATATATGTGGAGTAGATTTTATATGGCTTCTCAATCCTAATAGTAACCGGAAAGTACTGAAAGTCAGTTGGAGCGAAACAGTGTTTGGCATGTTTAAG TGTCTTATTCGACGAGCATCATTGACTGCAAATGATGCATTTGCCATTTTAAAGGCTGATAGCAGTGGTGATTACATCACTTATTCTGGATTCTGTGATGCATTGCGCCAG CTTGATGTAACTGGAAAGCAATATGGTCTGAGCATGGAAGAGACAAAAGACTTGTGGGAGCAGGCAGATATTGATAATAATGGCATCATTGATTATGAGGAGTTTCAG TTGCGAATATGGAATCCTACATTGTCGCATCAAGGAGATGAAATTAGGGGAGATTTTGTCAATAGTACAGAGCAAAGCATTGGTTTGAATGTGAAAAATGCTGTTCTTTCCCCCCCTGAAGTGGAAAAAGGAACGTGGCCTGAGGACTACTCTCTTTCTGATCATGCTCGACTTACAGTG ATTTGGCTGAAGATGATTTGGGAAATTCTCAAgctggcacaagaaactctatG GAATAGGCTAATGGCCGGCTTTTCTTTATTTTTGTGTCGCCTCCAAAGAATTAGTCATAGCCACAAGTTCACCTGA